TACGTAAAATTACCAAGTTTGGGGATGTTGTCTACCATTCTTATAAGATGCGTTATGTGCACCTTTATGTAGATGAGGACAAGGTCGAGGATATTTTGAAAGAGCTCGATGGAATGAAAGCAGTGAAAAAAGTTCTGCCTTCCTACTATTCTGATATTGATATGGACTTTGTAGGTAGTCTGGAACGCTACGACACCTCAGTTCCTGAACCGTTTAAGAACTTTTCTCTTTAATAGGAGAAAAGTTTTTTTTTATTTTCAAAAAGTTATTCTTAAAGTAATGGAAACGATTACTGTGGCTAAAGCTTAGTTATGTGTAGTTGACAATTGTCTGATAATTCTGTAAGCTATAAGGTGGACTTTTTTAAGAAAATATTAAGGAGAAATCTTATGTCTAAAAAGATCACACTTATTGTGTTAGCCTTTTTTGCTTCCATTTTCTTGGTTGCCTGTGGCAAGTCACCAGATGTGACTGCTAATGCCAATGGGACTAAGATTGGCGATACCATCAAAATTGGTGTTAATATGGAGTTGACAGGTGCCGTTGCAGCCTATGGTAAGGCAGAGCAAAATGGTATTAAGTTGGCTGTTGATGAAATTAACAAAGCTGGTGGCGTCGATGGCAAAAAACTTGAGCTTGTCACAA
Above is a window of Streptococcus salivarius DNA encoding:
- a CDS encoding DUF2129 domain-containing protein: MIKRQGIIVYLYYNRDLRKITKFGDVVYHSYKMRYVHLYVDEDKVEDILKELDGMKAVKKVLPSYYSDIDMDFVGSLERYDTSVPEPFKNFSL